A genomic segment from Lignipirellula cremea encodes:
- a CDS encoding TIGR02996 domain-containing protein → MNHLDALLMEIVESPDEDHPRLVFADYLEDRGDPRGEFVRVQCELATGGCSAARQRELELREADLLAAHRAEWIAAVPPALAEAVQFRRGFIEHLRAASPLLTEHADAMFRVAPTLSSIDLDCTGYRDVELANWRHSLRITELSLRGVLSLEDLKLLGRSRYLPQLRSLALLRVPLAVAGARELAASTGLKGVQTLRLDQNALGDAGVQELAAMKNMPRLTSLRLFGNEIGTAGARAITLSPRLGSLTSLSLFANSIGNAGVQSLAVNASSVRLRELDLACTGISNEAAEMLASSRLLQNLKLLDLRINFLSRQQEESLIRQFGDRVLLRTFPNGFPFRNSHGDEQGHGSTPLVK, encoded by the coding sequence ATGAATCATCTCGACGCATTGCTAATGGAAATCGTCGAATCGCCGGACGAGGATCATCCCCGGCTGGTGTTTGCGGACTATCTTGAGGACCGGGGCGATCCACGGGGAGAGTTTGTGCGCGTGCAGTGCGAGCTAGCGACGGGCGGCTGTTCCGCGGCCCGGCAAAGGGAGCTGGAGCTTCGCGAAGCTGATTTGCTGGCGGCCCATCGGGCTGAGTGGATCGCGGCCGTTCCACCGGCGCTAGCCGAGGCGGTGCAGTTCCGGCGGGGGTTTATCGAACATCTGCGCGCCGCCAGTCCTTTGCTCACGGAGCATGCCGACGCCATGTTTCGCGTGGCGCCAACGCTCAGCAGCATCGACCTGGACTGCACAGGCTATCGCGATGTCGAACTGGCCAACTGGCGCCATTCCTTGCGAATTACCGAGCTCTCCCTCCGCGGGGTGCTGTCGCTGGAAGATTTGAAACTTCTGGGCCGCTCGCGGTATTTACCCCAGTTGCGTTCGCTGGCGCTGTTGCGCGTGCCGCTGGCAGTGGCGGGAGCCAGAGAACTGGCGGCATCGACGGGCCTTAAAGGGGTGCAGACCTTGCGGCTGGATCAAAACGCCCTGGGCGACGCCGGGGTACAGGAACTGGCTGCCATGAAGAACATGCCGCGGCTGACCAGCCTGCGACTTTTCGGCAACGAAATCGGAACCGCGGGGGCAAGGGCCATTACCTTGTCGCCCCGGCTGGGATCGCTAACCAGCCTGAGCCTGTTCGCAAACAGCATCGGCAATGCGGGCGTGCAGTCGCTGGCCGTCAACGCCAGCTCCGTCCGGCTGCGGGAGCTGGATCTGGCATGTACGGGAATCTCCAATGAGGCCGCGGAGATGCTGGCGTCTTCCCGCTTGCTGCAGAATCTCAAACTGCTCGACCTGCGCATTAATTTCCTCTCCCGTCAGCAGGAGGAATCGCTAATCCGCCAGTTTGGCGATCGCGTCCTGCTTAGGACTTTTCCCAACGGCTTTCCGTTTCGAAATTCCCACGGGGACGAACAGGGCCATGGATCAACGCCACTGGTGAAATAA
- a CDS encoding response regulator translates to MRKIWINFGVPFLAVLAAWLVTLILSPWDGGHRPFIVLSAAVLVSAWSGGLVSGLMALGMAIVVGSIQLYEPRADTAAIIPDVVHLALFVFQGLLISVICATLRSTRQNAIDAQQQAEDAFQQSQVTVGHLQRVRDDLRTTEGRLTRLVEANIIGVYVGDYEGGIQMANERFLEMTGWEAQSLSEGKLNWRAMTPPEFEACDSAALEELERLGRCQPYEKELRTRSGERIPVLLGAAEFQDQLICFALDLSEQKKTSDELRQAKQRAEESNRAKSEFLANTSHELRTPMNAIIGMTSLALQEEDLSPLVRDYLETVEESADLLLRLLNDVLDFSKIEAGKLELEDAEFEVAEVFSDTVKAHSIAAAEKGLELVCRVHADVPRLLIGDSARLKQMASNLVSNSIKFTEQGEVVVRVHVKSETKTKVLLHVTVTDTGIGISSDAQKKIFAPFTQADSSTTRRFGGTGLGLSIVAEVATLMGGRTWLESTLGSGSRFHFTCALRKAPEETPKFPTMTRNLLARLYELPMLVVDDNPSHLEIMGETLASWSIRPELASSAAIAMELLEQKAAAGEQFAVVFVDALMPEVDGFTLIDRIVKNPRFSAKTILMLSSADRQTFAGRLAACPATGFLDKPIAQSNLLDAIVTALDGRDSRQVSPDASDDLGRTTSERPMRVLVVEDTPANQKVVRAILARRGHAIEIAQNGREAIDQVKSNDYDVVLMDVQMPTMDGFQATEAIRQMSRRDKASIPIVAMTAHAMQGDRERCLAAGMDGYISKPLNAQHLLETVESFGRRLRSDPTETSNGDSHILVRTPHEETMSDADEVAINLDAAMVRLGNDRTLLNEMIGFYLDDAPELMARIELGLQQADAASIERAAHSLKGLSANFDAVAVSQSSFQIERMASSQELQSAKSVLPVLKRQVSQLMERLQQEIGR, encoded by the coding sequence ATGCGAAAGATCTGGATCAACTTCGGGGTTCCCTTCCTGGCCGTGTTGGCGGCCTGGCTGGTAACGCTGATTCTGAGTCCCTGGGACGGAGGGCACCGGCCGTTTATTGTGCTGTCGGCAGCGGTGCTGGTATCGGCGTGGTCGGGCGGGCTGGTTTCCGGGCTGATGGCCCTGGGAATGGCGATTGTGGTCGGCAGCATCCAGTTGTACGAGCCGAGAGCAGACACGGCGGCCATCATTCCCGACGTGGTGCACCTGGCGCTCTTTGTTTTTCAGGGGCTGTTAATCTCGGTCATTTGCGCCACCTTGCGATCCACTCGCCAAAATGCCATCGACGCCCAGCAGCAGGCGGAAGACGCCTTTCAGCAATCGCAAGTAACCGTCGGCCATTTGCAACGCGTTCGCGACGACCTGCGCACCACTGAAGGACGTTTGACTCGCCTGGTCGAGGCCAACATTATCGGCGTGTATGTCGGCGACTATGAAGGCGGCATCCAGATGGCGAACGAACGCTTTCTGGAAATGACTGGCTGGGAAGCCCAGTCGCTCAGCGAAGGGAAGCTCAACTGGCGCGCCATGACACCGCCGGAATTTGAAGCCTGCGACAGCGCCGCTCTGGAGGAACTGGAACGTCTGGGACGCTGCCAGCCCTACGAAAAAGAGCTGCGCACGCGTTCCGGCGAGAGAATTCCCGTCCTGCTGGGCGCCGCCGAATTTCAGGATCAGCTGATCTGTTTCGCGCTCGACCTGAGCGAACAGAAGAAAACGTCTGACGAACTGCGTCAGGCCAAGCAGCGGGCCGAAGAGTCCAACCGGGCCAAGAGCGAGTTCCTGGCCAACACCAGCCATGAATTGCGCACGCCCATGAATGCCATCATCGGCATGACCAGCCTGGCGCTCCAGGAGGAGGACCTGTCGCCGCTGGTGCGTGATTACCTGGAAACGGTCGAGGAGTCGGCCGATCTCCTGCTGCGGCTGCTCAACGATGTGCTGGACTTCTCCAAAATTGAAGCCGGCAAGCTCGAGCTGGAAGACGCGGAGTTTGAAGTCGCCGAGGTGTTCAGCGATACGGTCAAAGCCCACAGTATCGCCGCCGCCGAAAAAGGGCTGGAACTGGTGTGCCGGGTGCACGCCGATGTACCCCGCCTGTTGATTGGCGATAGTGCGCGGCTGAAGCAGATGGCGTCCAATCTGGTTTCCAACTCGATCAAGTTCACCGAGCAGGGCGAGGTGGTGGTCCGGGTGCATGTAAAGTCGGAAACGAAAACGAAAGTGCTGCTGCATGTCACCGTGACCGATACGGGTATTGGCATTTCCAGCGATGCTCAGAAGAAGATTTTCGCGCCGTTCACCCAGGCGGATTCCTCGACGACGCGGCGGTTTGGCGGCACGGGTCTGGGGCTGTCGATTGTGGCGGAGGTCGCCACGCTGATGGGCGGCCGCACCTGGCTGGAAAGCACCCTGGGCAGCGGCAGCCGGTTTCACTTCACCTGCGCATTACGCAAAGCGCCGGAGGAAACGCCCAAGTTTCCTACGATGACGCGGAACCTGCTGGCTCGCCTTTACGAATTGCCGATGCTGGTAGTGGACGACAATCCTTCGCACCTGGAGATCATGGGCGAAACGCTGGCGTCGTGGTCGATCCGGCCGGAGCTGGCTTCGTCCGCGGCGATCGCCATGGAACTGCTGGAACAAAAGGCAGCCGCAGGCGAGCAGTTTGCCGTTGTTTTTGTTGACGCCCTGATGCCGGAGGTCGACGGCTTTACACTGATCGACCGGATCGTGAAGAATCCGCGATTTTCCGCGAAGACGATTTTGATGTTAAGCTCGGCCGATCGGCAGACTTTCGCCGGTCGCCTGGCCGCCTGCCCGGCCACGGGCTTTCTGGACAAGCCTATTGCCCAGTCGAACCTGCTGGACGCGATCGTCACGGCGCTCGACGGCCGGGATTCGCGGCAGGTCTCCCCCGACGCCAGCGACGACCTGGGCCGCACCACTTCGGAACGTCCCATGCGCGTGCTGGTGGTCGAAGATACGCCAGCCAACCAGAAAGTGGTGCGGGCGATTCTGGCGCGGCGGGGGCATGCGATTGAAATTGCCCAGAACGGCCGGGAAGCGATTGACCAGGTCAAATCGAACGACTACGACGTGGTCCTGATGGATGTGCAAATGCCCACCATGGACGGCTTCCAGGCGACCGAGGCAATCCGTCAAATGAGCCGCCGGGACAAGGCCAGCATTCCGATCGTCGCCATGACGGCCCATGCCATGCAGGGCGACCGCGAACGCTGTCTGGCCGCTGGTATGGACGGCTATATCTCCAAACCGCTGAACGCGCAGCACCTGCTGGAAACGGTCGAAAGTTTCGGCCGACGTTTGCGTTCCGATCCTACGGAAACGTCAAACGGCGACTCGCATATTCTGGTTCGCACCCCTCACGAGGAAACCATGTCCGATGCCGATGAAGTCGCGATCAATCTGGACGCCGCCATGGTGCGGCTGGGGAACGATCGCACGCTTCTCAATGAAATGATCGGATTCTATCTCGACGACGCCCCTGAGTTGATGGCGAGGATTGAGCTGGGACTGCAGCAAGCAGACGCCGCCAGTATTGAAAGGGCGGCCCACAGCCTGAAAGGTTTGTCCGCCAACTTCGACGCGGTGGCCGTATCCCAGTCCTCGTTTCAGATTGAGCGCATGGCCAGCAGTCAGGAACTGCAGAGCGCAAAGTCGGTGTTGCCGGTCCTGAAGCGTCAGGTCTCCCAGTTGATGGAGCGCCTGCAGCAGGAGATAGGTCGATGA
- a CDS encoding TraR/DksA C4-type zinc finger protein has protein sequence MRGDYWEIACPACGDARVGGAAKRLEIIQQAGMLRREKKPDEAMLDELFTIAVSRMACLQCGALGLTAGQAVDDFDDEDSGLVQRLCASCSKPIPSERLEVFPDAQQCAGCKEKGAPPAGPLTEEDFCERCGARMVLYQSRSGLHRFSMVCSDGCR, from the coding sequence ATGAGGGGGGACTACTGGGAGATCGCCTGTCCTGCCTGCGGCGACGCCCGCGTCGGCGGTGCGGCAAAACGGCTGGAGATCATCCAGCAGGCAGGCATGCTCCGCCGCGAAAAAAAACCGGACGAAGCGATGCTGGACGAGCTGTTTACCATCGCCGTGTCGCGCATGGCCTGCCTCCAGTGCGGCGCGCTCGGACTCACCGCGGGTCAGGCGGTCGATGATTTCGACGACGAAGACTCCGGCCTGGTCCAGCGGCTTTGCGCCAGCTGCAGCAAGCCGATACCGAGCGAACGCCTGGAAGTTTTCCCCGACGCCCAGCAGTGCGCCGGCTGTAAAGAAAAAGGGGCGCCCCCAGCCGGACCGCTGACCGAAGAAGATTTTTGCGAACGGTGCGGCGCCCGAATGGTGCTGTACCAGTCCCGCAGCGGGCTGCACCGATTCTCGATGGTCTGCAGCGACGGCTGCCGTTAA
- a CDS encoding DUF1990 family protein — MLCLRRPDDDQIRQFLDSQASLTWTYAAVGGTAADIPPGYVLDHTRVLLGEGDAVFRAACSGLREWRQFDLGWVAAHRRDTPLFKGSTVAIVARLFGCWWLNACRIIYTIDEPGRFGFAYGTLPDHAEQGEERFLVEQDQDGAVWYDILAFSRPQKWLARIGYPYVRRVQKRFARDSCQAMKRWVTGAAD, encoded by the coding sequence ATGCTCTGCCTGCGGCGCCCTGACGACGACCAGATTCGCCAGTTCCTGGACAGCCAGGCGTCGCTCACGTGGACGTACGCCGCGGTCGGCGGCACTGCGGCGGATATCCCGCCGGGTTACGTCCTGGACCATACGCGCGTGCTGCTGGGCGAAGGCGACGCCGTCTTCCGGGCGGCCTGCTCGGGACTGCGCGAATGGCGCCAGTTTGACCTGGGCTGGGTCGCCGCCCATCGCCGCGATACGCCGCTATTCAAGGGCAGTACGGTCGCGATTGTCGCCCGACTGTTTGGCTGCTGGTGGCTCAACGCCTGCCGCATTATCTATACGATCGATGAGCCGGGCCGTTTCGGCTTTGCCTACGGCACGCTGCCTGACCATGCCGAACAGGGGGAAGAGCGTTTCCTGGTGGAACAGGACCAGGACGGCGCCGTCTGGTACGACATTCTTGCCTTCTCCCGGCCGCAAAAATGGCTGGCGCGAATAGGCTACCCTTATGTCCGACGGGTGCAAAAGCGTTTTGCGCGTGACTCTTGCCAGGCAATGAAACGCTGGGTCACAGGCGCAGCGGATTAA
- a CDS encoding EAL domain-containing protein codes for MVGTMFAPLTAWTLSGRLREGESTRTEAVHAFPFRIGRRSELSLCLPCPSISNIHAEIIEKNGVLWVRDLRSTNGTFVNGVKIECEAPLAEGDILQFANLVFRLEKHSANNTIGTVCEEFCEQALAVLQFDKLMREKAVVPYFQPIVDPQTMETIGYEILGRSRLFGLQSPARMFNAASQLNLEAELSRMFRSEGIQASSVFSRPTHLFLNTHPIELSEPVQLLRSMREIRDLNQNIQITLEIHESAVTNPIMMREMRNALNEMNVGLAYDDFGAGQARLIELIEVPPDFLKFDMQLVQGISGASRERQRMIATFVEMVRDLGIVALAEGIEDADDQKICTEIGFELSQGYLFGKPAPAARYC; via the coding sequence ATGGTTGGCACCATGTTTGCGCCACTGACCGCATGGACCCTGAGTGGACGCTTGCGCGAAGGTGAGTCGACTCGTACCGAAGCGGTGCACGCCTTTCCTTTTCGGATCGGCCGCCGCAGCGAATTGTCGCTTTGCCTGCCATGCCCTTCGATCTCAAATATCCATGCCGAGATCATCGAGAAAAACGGCGTGCTCTGGGTGCGCGATCTGCGCAGCACCAATGGCACCTTCGTCAACGGCGTCAAAATCGAATGCGAAGCCCCCCTGGCCGAAGGGGACATTCTACAGTTCGCCAACCTGGTTTTTCGCCTTGAGAAACACTCGGCCAACAACACCATTGGCACGGTCTGCGAAGAGTTCTGCGAACAGGCGCTGGCCGTCCTGCAGTTCGACAAATTGATGCGAGAAAAGGCGGTCGTGCCGTACTTCCAGCCGATTGTTGATCCGCAAACGATGGAAACCATTGGATACGAAATCCTCGGCCGCAGCCGACTATTCGGCCTGCAGAGCCCGGCCCGCATGTTTAACGCCGCATCGCAGTTGAACCTGGAAGCCGAACTCAGCCGCATGTTCCGCAGCGAAGGCATCCAGGCCAGCAGCGTCTTCTCGCGGCCCACGCATCTCTTTCTGAACACCCACCCCATCGAGCTTTCCGAGCCGGTCCAGCTGCTGCGATCGATGCGCGAAATTCGCGATTTGAACCAGAACATTCAGATCACCCTGGAGATCCACGAGTCGGCCGTCACCAATCCGATCATGATGCGTGAAATGCGCAACGCCCTGAACGAGATGAACGTCGGCCTGGCCTACGACGACTTTGGCGCCGGCCAGGCGCGGCTGATCGAACTGATCGAAGTGCCCCCGGACTTTCTGAAGTTTGACATGCAACTGGTCCAGGGGATCAGCGGCGCTTCCCGCGAACGGCAACGGATGATTGCGACCTTTGTCGAAATGGTCCGCGACCTGGGCATCGTCGCCCTGGCCGAAGGGATCGAAGACGCCGACGATCAGAAGATCTGCACCGAAATTGGCTTTGAACTCAGCCAGGGCTATCTCTTCGGCAAGCCGGCTCCCGCCGCCCGCTATTGCTAA